The Desmonostoc muscorum LEGE 12446 genome includes a region encoding these proteins:
- a CDS encoding type II toxin-antitoxin system RelE/ParE family toxin, giving the protein MTYRIDFSSIAKAEADAAFLSFSQFTTDERAQLWYQGLIKAIVSLQEMPRRCPIAREDAFFSQEIRQLLYGQGKQTYRILFTVLEDQPVPTVRILHIRHGAQKTIGEPEVED; this is encoded by the coding sequence ATGACATACCGCATTGATTTCTCTAGCATTGCGAAAGCCGAAGCGGATGCTGCATTCTTAAGTTTTTCTCAGTTTACCACAGATGAACGCGCCCAACTCTGGTATCAAGGGCTGATTAAAGCAATCGTCTCTCTACAAGAAATGCCTCGGCGCTGTCCAATCGCTCGAGAGGATGCCTTCTTTAGTCAAGAAATTCGTCAGCTTCTTTACGGGCAAGGAAAGCAAACCTATCGTATTCTATTTACGGTTCTTGAAGATCAGCCTGTTCCCACGGTGAGAATTCTCCATATTCGTCATGGCGCACAGAAGACAATTGGTGAGCCAGAAGTAGAGGATTGA